In Vibrio celticus, one genomic interval encodes:
- a CDS encoding GspS/AspS pilotin family protein yields the protein MKKWIIGSLAAVLLAGCASSEQDKQRQLEMMAQHRAGVLSAGLPIEYGPLSVMRVLAKNTVIEIMMIYNQDAKGAKPLNQVVDMSVNSYCTNSEVRANLDMGLAYNIKIRNTRGQLMVEKLISKDTCQSSS from the coding sequence GTGAAAAAATGGATTATTGGCTCACTGGCAGCGGTTCTGCTTGCAGGCTGTGCTTCAAGCGAGCAAGACAAACAAAGACAGCTTGAAATGATGGCACAACACCGTGCTGGCGTTTTATCTGCAGGCCTGCCGATTGAGTATGGCCCACTGTCGGTCATGCGTGTGCTTGCGAAAAACACCGTGATTGAGATCATGATGATTTACAACCAAGATGCAAAAGGTGCTAAGCCTTTAAACCAAGTTGTCGATATGAGTGTGAATAGCTACTGCACCAACTCAGAAGTAAGAGCAAACCTAGACATGGGCTTGGCTTACAACATCAAGATTCGCAACACTCGCGGACAATTGATGGTTGAGAAGCTGATCAGCAAAGATACTTGCCAGAGCAGCAGCTAG
- a CDS encoding YciI family protein, producing the protein MWYVIFSQDVENSLEKRLSVRPQHLERLQTLHDEGRLLTAGPMPAIDSDNPGEAGFTGSTVIAEFNSLEDAQAWADADPYIDAGVYQNVIVKPFKKVF; encoded by the coding sequence ATGTGGTACGTGATTTTTTCTCAAGACGTCGAAAATTCATTAGAAAAACGCCTAAGTGTTCGCCCACAACATCTAGAACGCCTACAAACACTTCACGATGAAGGCCGACTGTTAACAGCGGGTCCAATGCCAGCTATTGACTCAGATAACCCTGGCGAAGCGGGCTTTACAGGTTCAACTGTGATTGCTGAATTTAACTCTTTGGAAGATGCACAAGCATGGGCAGACGCTGACCCGTACATTGATGCTGGCGTTTACCAAAATGTGATTGTAAAACCATTCAAGAAAGTATTTTAA
- a CDS encoding LysR substrate-binding domain-containing protein translates to MIELKHLRTLTTLRDSGSLTATATSLHLTQSALSHQLKDLEARIDGQLFLRKTRPVKFTSEGEILLKLADEIQPRIAKAENELASLKEDVNGRLHMAIECHSCFQWLMPALKEYQVAWPSVTLDFSSGFGFEPLPALMAGELDLVITSDIQPRSEVHYEPLFDFEMRLITAINSPLADKASIDPQDLSDLTMLSYPVQKQRLDVVKHFLQPAGVEPKKWKQADNTLMLVQMVSAGLGVAALPNWAISEFSRQGLIASKPLGKGLSRRLFAAVRNSEKDKRYLQAFFSTARQQSKSHLDGIEVV, encoded by the coding sequence ATGATAGAGCTTAAACACCTTCGAACATTGACTACCTTAAGAGACAGCGGCTCACTAACCGCGACTGCAACCTCTCTTCACCTGACTCAGTCGGCACTGTCTCACCAGTTGAAAGACCTAGAGGCACGTATTGATGGTCAGCTTTTCCTGCGTAAAACTAGGCCAGTGAAATTCACCTCTGAGGGTGAGATCTTGCTTAAGCTCGCAGATGAGATACAGCCAAGAATCGCTAAAGCAGAGAATGAGTTGGCGAGCCTGAAAGAGGATGTGAATGGTCGATTGCACATGGCGATTGAGTGTCACTCATGCTTCCAATGGCTAATGCCCGCTTTGAAGGAATATCAAGTTGCATGGCCAAGCGTGACCCTAGATTTCTCGTCAGGTTTTGGTTTTGAACCGCTACCGGCATTAATGGCTGGTGAATTGGACTTGGTGATCACCTCAGATATACAGCCTCGTTCTGAAGTTCACTACGAACCGCTGTTCGATTTTGAGATGCGCCTTATCACCGCGATCAACTCGCCTTTGGCCGATAAAGCGAGCATTGATCCGCAAGATCTTAGCGATCTCACCATGCTCTCATATCCAGTTCAAAAACAGCGTTTAGACGTCGTGAAACACTTTTTGCAACCAGCAGGTGTGGAACCAAAGAAATGGAAACAAGCAGACAACACCTTGATGTTGGTGCAAATGGTATCAGCGGGTTTAGGGGTCGCGGCATTACCAAACTGGGCGATCAGTGAGTTCTCAAGACAAGGTTTGATAGCCAGTAAGCCGCTAGGTAAAGGGCTTTCAAGAAGACTGTTTGCAGCGGTAAGAAACTCAGAAAAAGACAAACGTTACCTGCAGGCTTTCTTTAGCACAGCAAGACAGCAAAGTAAGAGTCACTTAGATGGCATTGAGGTTGTTTAA
- a CDS encoding septation protein A, which yields MKQILDFIPLIIFFALYKMYDIYTATGALIVASAVQIIMTYFIYKKVEKMQVITFLMVAVFGGMTIFLHDDNFIKWKVTIVYALFAIGLTVSHIMGKSAIKGMLGKEITLPDSVWGKINWAWTLFFTLCAILNVYVAFNLPLDVWVNFKVFGLLIATFAFTLLTGVYIYRHLPKDQHLQKDQQKELTDKNTDEK from the coding sequence ATGAAACAAATTCTTGATTTCATTCCTCTCATTATTTTCTTTGCGCTTTATAAGATGTACGACATCTATACCGCGACCGGTGCTTTGATCGTTGCCTCTGCAGTTCAAATTATTATGACGTACTTCATCTACAAGAAAGTCGAAAAAATGCAGGTCATCACCTTTCTAATGGTTGCCGTATTTGGTGGCATGACCATCTTCTTGCACGATGACAACTTCATTAAATGGAAAGTCACCATCGTTTACGCACTGTTTGCTATTGGTCTGACCGTCAGTCACATCATGGGCAAATCAGCGATTAAAGGTATGTTAGGCAAAGAGATCACACTGCCTGATTCGGTATGGGGCAAGATCAACTGGGCTTGGACTCTGTTCTTCACATTGTGCGCAATCCTCAATGTTTACGTTGCTTTCAACCTGCCTTTGGATGTGTGGGTCAACTTCAAAGTATTTGGCTTACTGATCGCTACTTTTGCATTTACCTTGCTAACGGGTGTTTATATCTACAGGCATTTACCAAAAGACCAGCATCTACAAAAAGATCAGCAGAAAGAGTTAACGGATAAAAATACCGACGAGAAGTAA
- the metE gene encoding 5-methyltetrahydropteroyltriglutamate--homocysteine S-methyltransferase codes for MTTTTHILGYPRIGEKRELKFTLEKYWRGEIGQSELKQLGSELRNRNWNVQADANLSFATAGDFAWYDHVLTTTLLLGHIPKRHAGGSEDEKAFPDLDTLFRVGRGQSQTQIQSQRQPTCCGAKHSSESAKDGAAASDMTKWFNTNYHYIVPEFSKDDTFEVSWPQLFDEVNEAIKAGHKVKPVLLGPLSYLYLGKEVEEGFDRLTLLPRLLTAYQAILAKLSKLGVEWVQIDEPILSLELEKRWSDSFKLAYQVIQGDVKLLLTTYFDSVTDTLDKIVELPVNGLHIDLAAAPQQLDEVVNKLPEDWVLSAGAINGRNVWRADLASQIELLQPVKEKLGDKLWVASSCSLLHSPVDLELEETLSEEVKSWFAFAKQKVTEVSLLGAALDGDQNAILACETYSQPIVARKSATHVNKPQVQARLSTITKALAERTARYAERAAHQSEVLGLPLLPTTTIGSFPQTGEIRVQRSAYRTGKLSEAEYNTALKGHIADAVKRQEALDLDVLVHGEAERNDMVEYFAENLAGFQTTKFGWVQSYGSRCVKPAIVVADIEREKPMTVEWSTYAQSLTSKQMKGMLTGPVTILCWTFPREDISRKEISNQLAFALRDEVSDLQDAGINIIQIDEPAIREGLPLKKRDHAEYLEWAVDAFKISAASAKPETQIHTHMCYSEFNEIIDSVAALDADVITIETSRSNMELLKAFEEFNYPNAIGPGVYDIHSPNIPSEEWIVGLLKKAAEKIPAERLWANPDCGLKTRNWAETEAALTNLVSATKTLRKEWEAAEA; via the coding sequence ATGACGACAACAACGCATATTCTTGGCTACCCACGTATCGGCGAAAAACGTGAACTCAAATTCACACTAGAGAAGTACTGGCGCGGCGAGATTGGTCAATCTGAGCTCAAGCAGCTCGGCAGCGAATTGAGAAATCGTAACTGGAATGTACAAGCCGACGCGAATCTAAGCTTTGCAACTGCGGGTGACTTCGCATGGTACGACCATGTTCTAACAACGACGTTACTTTTAGGCCATATACCTAAGCGACACGCAGGTGGTAGCGAAGACGAAAAAGCCTTCCCAGACTTAGATACCTTGTTCCGCGTTGGTCGCGGTCAATCTCAAACTCAAATACAATCTCAAAGGCAGCCAACTTGTTGTGGCGCTAAGCATAGCTCTGAAAGCGCTAAAGATGGTGCAGCAGCATCAGATATGACGAAGTGGTTCAACACTAACTACCACTACATTGTTCCTGAGTTCAGTAAAGACGACACCTTTGAAGTGAGCTGGCCGCAGCTGTTCGATGAAGTAAATGAAGCGATTAAAGCAGGACACAAAGTTAAGCCAGTTCTTCTCGGCCCGCTGTCTTACTTATATCTAGGCAAAGAAGTGGAAGAGGGCTTTGACCGTTTAACCTTGTTGCCGCGTTTGCTTACTGCTTACCAAGCGATTCTGGCTAAACTTTCCAAGTTAGGTGTTGAGTGGGTGCAAATCGACGAACCTATCCTTTCTCTGGAACTTGAAAAACGGTGGTCTGATTCATTCAAGTTGGCTTATCAAGTGATTCAAGGCGATGTGAAACTGCTGCTTACCACTTACTTTGATTCTGTGACTGATACGTTAGACAAGATCGTGGAACTGCCCGTCAACGGCTTACACATCGATTTGGCTGCCGCACCGCAGCAACTCGATGAAGTGGTGAATAAGTTACCGGAAGATTGGGTACTTTCTGCGGGTGCAATCAATGGACGCAATGTTTGGCGAGCAGACTTAGCTTCTCAGATTGAGTTACTGCAACCTGTGAAAGAAAAGCTAGGCGATAAACTATGGGTCGCAAGTTCATGTTCACTGCTGCATAGCCCGGTCGACCTTGAGTTAGAAGAGACGCTTAGCGAAGAAGTGAAGAGTTGGTTTGCCTTTGCAAAACAGAAAGTGACCGAGGTGAGCTTATTGGGTGCCGCGTTAGACGGCGACCAAAATGCCATTTTAGCGTGTGAGACTTACAGCCAACCTATCGTTGCACGCAAGAGCGCGACTCATGTGAACAAGCCACAAGTTCAAGCTCGTCTTAGCACGATTACTAAAGCGCTAGCAGAGCGCACTGCTCGATACGCAGAACGTGCCGCGCACCAGTCTGAGGTGTTGGGTTTACCGTTACTGCCAACTACAACCATTGGTTCGTTCCCACAGACAGGCGAGATCCGTGTTCAACGTAGCGCTTACCGCACTGGCAAACTGAGTGAAGCGGAATATAACACTGCATTGAAAGGCCATATTGCGGATGCCGTTAAACGTCAAGAAGCACTGGATTTGGATGTGCTTGTTCATGGCGAAGCTGAACGTAACGACATGGTGGAGTACTTCGCAGAAAACCTAGCAGGCTTTCAAACCACTAAGTTTGGTTGGGTACAAAGCTATGGCTCACGCTGCGTGAAGCCGGCGATTGTGGTCGCGGATATTGAACGAGAAAAACCAATGACGGTGGAATGGTCGACCTATGCCCAATCTCTGACCTCGAAGCAGATGAAAGGGATGCTGACAGGCCCAGTCACTATCTTATGTTGGACATTCCCACGTGAAGATATCTCGCGTAAAGAGATCTCCAATCAATTGGCGTTTGCGCTGCGCGATGAGGTGTCGGATTTGCAAGACGCAGGTATTAACATTATTCAAATTGATGAGCCTGCTATTCGCGAAGGTTTGCCACTGAAAAAGCGTGACCATGCCGAATATTTAGAGTGGGCAGTGGATGCCTTTAAGATTTCAGCAGCGAGTGCCAAGCCAGAGACTCAGATCCACACACACATGTGTTACAGCGAGTTCAACGAGATCATTGATTCAGTGGCTGCGCTAGATGCCGATGTGATTACCATTGAGACTTCTCGTTCGAACATGGAACTGCTGAAAGCGTTTGAAGAGTTCAACTACCCGAATGCGATTGGCCCCGGTGTTTACGATATTCACTCGCCGAACATTCCTTCAGAAGAGTGGATTGTGGGTTTACTTAAGAAAGCGGCAGAAAAAATCCCAGCAGAACGTTTGTGGGCGAACCCAGATTGTGGGTTAAAGACACGCAACTGGGCAGAGACAGAAGCCGCACTAACTAACTTAGTTTCGGCGACTAAGACACTGCGTAAAGAGTGGGAAGCCGCAGAAGCTTGA
- the yciA gene encoding acyl-CoA thioester hydrolase YciA translates to MTIQSTLNPIGSLLLRTLAMPSDTNAAGQIFGGWIMSQLDLAGGILAKEISNGKIVTVSVSSIEFKQPVSVGDVVCVYGDCTKIGRSSMNIDLEVWVKPVLDHGIGDRYKVCGATFNYVAVDESGKPRPINK, encoded by the coding sequence ATGACTATTCAATCAACTTTGAACCCGATTGGTTCTTTACTTCTTCGCACTTTGGCGATGCCCTCTGATACCAATGCAGCAGGTCAAATATTCGGTGGTTGGATAATGTCTCAACTGGATCTGGCTGGCGGAATATTGGCTAAAGAGATCTCTAACGGCAAGATAGTCACGGTTTCAGTATCGAGTATCGAGTTCAAACAGCCGGTTTCAGTGGGTGATGTTGTGTGTGTTTATGGTGACTGCACTAAGATTGGTCGCAGCTCGATGAATATCGACTTAGAAGTATGGGTTAAGCCTGTACTTGACCACGGTATCGGTGACCGCTACAAGGTGTGTGGCGCGACATTCAACTACGTTGCGGTTGATGAAAGTGGTAAGCCTCGCCCAATCAATAAATAG